One window of Atribacter laminatus genomic DNA carries:
- a CDS encoding YbaB/EbfC family nucleoid-associated protein, which produces MQAKMAKMQEELKTKQVEASSGGGMVKVTSNGQQEILEIIIEPSLLEENDIEMLQDLVLAAVNEALNRSREMAQEEMAKITGGLNIPGLM; this is translated from the coding sequence GCAAGAGGAATTAAAAACCAAACAAGTTGAAGCATCAAGCGGGGGTGGAATGGTTAAAGTAACTAGCAATGGCCAACAAGAAATTCTTGAAATAATAATTGAGCCATCGCTGTTGGAAGAAAACGACATTGAAATGCTTCAAGACTTAGTTTTAGCTGCTGTTAATGAAGCCCTAAATCGTTCTCGAGAAATGGCTCAAGAAGAAATGGCAAAAATAACCGGAGGACTTAACATTCCAGGATTAATGTAA
- the recR gene encoding recombination mediator RecR yields the protein MSDSYPEALKNLIASFSRLPGIGPKTAQRLSFFLIKSSPDEVEGLINSLAEVKQKIHFCSRCGFYAENELCSICQDSTRESTIICVVERPQDVLSIEKTGYRGLYHVLQGVLSPLSGVGPEDLTINQLMKRIVTEKFKEVILATNPSLDGEATAYFIARKLRSFSTRVTIIARGLPLGGDMEFADEITLTQAFEGRRDIHLDT from the coding sequence TTGAGTGACTCTTATCCGGAGGCATTAAAAAATTTAATCGCCTCGTTTTCGCGTCTCCCTGGTATTGGCCCCAAAACTGCTCAAAGATTATCTTTTTTTCTAATAAAATCATCACCGGATGAGGTAGAGGGGTTAATCAATTCTCTTGCCGAGGTGAAACAAAAAATTCATTTTTGTTCCCGCTGCGGTTTTTATGCAGAAAATGAGTTATGTTCTATTTGTCAGGATTCTACCCGGGAATCAACTATAATTTGTGTTGTTGAACGACCCCAGGATGTTCTTTCTATTGAAAAAACCGGTTACCGCGGTCTCTACCATGTTCTCCAGGGCGTACTGTCCCCTCTTTCAGGTGTCGGTCCAGAAGATTTAACCATCAACCAACTCATGAAACGGATTGTAACTGAAAAATTTAAAGAGGTAATCTTGGCTACCAATCCTTCTCTTGACGGTGAAGCAACTGCTTATTTTATTGCCCGCAAGCTACGTTCTTTTTCGACTCGGGTCACCATAATTGCTCGTGGTTTACCTTTAGGTGGAGATATGGAGTTCGCTGATGAAATTACCCTTACTCAAGCCTTTGAAGGAAGAAGAGATATTCATTTAGATACTTGA